In a genomic window of Vidua chalybeata isolate OUT-0048 chromosome 30, bVidCha1 merged haplotype, whole genome shotgun sequence:
- the LARP4 gene encoding la-related protein 4 isoform X5, which yields MLLFVEQVTSKGAGLNPNAKVWQEVPQGSGEAVPPTNGTEHTWQETAAAQGTPAEGNIEISEDSCKQYEVMYSPSCEAPRNGTGVDEASANGIVLATEDLGYQIYEVSGDGSSTVSTEDIRECLRKQLEFCFSRENLSKDLYLMSQMDSDQFVPIWTIANMEGIKKLTTDMDLILEVLRSSPMVQVDERGEKVRPNHKRCIIILREIPETTPIEEVKALFKNENCPKVISCEFAHNNNWYVTFQSDTDAQQAFKYLREEVKTFQGKPVMARIKAINTFFAKNGYRVVDSSVYPQPVQTQAQFASPLFMQPVYSPQQYSIYSIVPQTWSPNPAPYFETPLAPFPNGGFVNGFNTPGSYKTNAASLSIGRPFHRNR from the exons ATGCTGCTGTTCGTGGAG CAGGTAACATCGAAAGGTGCTGGCTTGAACCCCAACGCAAAAGTGTGGCAAGAAGtgccccagggcagtggtgagGCCGTGCCCCCCACCAATGGCACAGAGCACACGTGGCAGGAGACCGCAGCAGCCCAGGGGACTCCAGCCGAGG GTAACATAGAGATCTCAGAGGACAGCTGCAAGCAGTATGAAGTGATGTATTCCCCGTCCTGTGAAGCCCCAAGGAATGGCACAGGAGTTGATGAGGCGTCAGCAAATGGAATTGTCCTGGCGACTGAAGATCTGGGATACCAAATCTATGAAGTGTCTG GTGATGGCAGCTCCACTGTGTCCACAGAAGACATTAGAGAATGTTTGAGGAAACAGCTTGAATTCTGCTTCTCTCG AGAGAATCTTTCAAAGGATCTCTACTTGATGTCTCAGATGGACAGTGATCAGTTCGTTCCAATATGGACAATTGCCAACATGGAAGGGATTAAGAAGCTGACAACGGACATGGATCTTATTCTTGAAGTTTTGAGAT cttctcCTATGGTACAAGTGGATGAAAGGGGGGAGAAAGTCAGACCAAACCACAAGCGATGTATTATTATTCTCCGTGAGATCCCTGAAACGACACCTATAGAG GAGGTGAAGGCTCTGTTCAAGAATGAGAACTGCCCCAAGGTGATAAGCTGTGAGTTTGCTCACAACAACAACTGGTACGTTACATTCCAGTCCGACACAGACGCGCAACAG GCGTTCAAATACTTAAGGGAAGAAGTGAAAACCTTTCAGGGCAAGCCAGTAATG GCCAGGATAAAAGCCATCAACACGTTTTTTGCTAAGAATGGTTACCGGGTCGTGGATTCCAGTGTGTATCCCCAGCCCGTGCAGACCCAAGCCCAGTTTGCCTCCCCCCTGTTTATGCAGCCTGTATATAGCCCTCAGCAGTACTCGATTTACAGCATCGTGCCTCAGACGTGGTCTCCAAATCCTGCACCTTACTTTGAGACACCACTG GCCCCGTTTCCCAACGGTGGATTTGTGAATGGCTTTAATACACCAGGATCGTACAAAACAAATGCTGCTTCTCTCAGTATAGGTCGCCCATTCCACAGGAATCGGTAA
- the LARP4 gene encoding la-related protein 4 isoform X3 — translation MLLFVEQVTSKGAGLNPNAKVWQEVPQGSGEAVPPTNGTEHTWQETAAAQGTPAEGNIEISEDSCKQYEVMYSPSCEAPRNGTGVDEASANGIVLATEDLGYQIYEVSGDGSSTVSTEDIRECLRKQLEFCFSRENLSKDLYLMSQMDSDQFVPIWTIANMEGIKKLTTDMDLILEVLRSSPMVQVDERGEKVRPNHKRCIIILREIPETTPIEEVKALFKNENCPKVISCEFAHNNNWYVTFQSDTDAQQAFKYLREEVKTFQGKPVMARIKAINTFFAKNGYRVVDSSVYPQPVQTQAQFASPLFMQPVYSPQQYSIYSIVPQTWSPNPAPYFETPLAPFPNGGFVNGFNTPGSYKTNAASLSIGRPFHRNRVKPHFRSSSSSEHPEGPPGAGALPMGDLSRTSSRNFVMERHSSSLTGHQDQGYSQKDSPTAQLEQNGDYGVGRGRRNVFRGRRRREDDRVSRPQPSAETKTQTPKFDLLASNFPPLPGSTAKILGEPVLESRMSDIVKGVCKEKESKDSLCPCPAPAPEEQTPSAAQPPVPSVSSPSQTEPVVLSTVQPESKPEEVSAPKDVASPASPPASVCPISAAKPPRTNTSSPSAQASAAPALSTQEPRKLSYAEVCQKPPKEPPPVPIQPLREHRTNIVPPAKNEDSGTSEKAPEKAPHERAEGRMKDYSGFRGSGAPRGAAGKIREQRRQFGRRSSPQGAPRRVGKEQYVGKEQYVGKEQYVGKEQYVGKEQYVGKEQHVGKEQYVGKEQYVPPRSPK, via the exons ATGCTGCTGTTCGTGGAG CAGGTAACATCGAAAGGTGCTGGCTTGAACCCCAACGCAAAAGTGTGGCAAGAAGtgccccagggcagtggtgagGCCGTGCCCCCCACCAATGGCACAGAGCACACGTGGCAGGAGACCGCAGCAGCCCAGGGGACTCCAGCCGAGG GTAACATAGAGATCTCAGAGGACAGCTGCAAGCAGTATGAAGTGATGTATTCCCCGTCCTGTGAAGCCCCAAGGAATGGCACAGGAGTTGATGAGGCGTCAGCAAATGGAATTGTCCTGGCGACTGAAGATCTGGGATACCAAATCTATGAAGTGTCTG GTGATGGCAGCTCCACTGTGTCCACAGAAGACATTAGAGAATGTTTGAGGAAACAGCTTGAATTCTGCTTCTCTCG AGAGAATCTTTCAAAGGATCTCTACTTGATGTCTCAGATGGACAGTGATCAGTTCGTTCCAATATGGACAATTGCCAACATGGAAGGGATTAAGAAGCTGACAACGGACATGGATCTTATTCTTGAAGTTTTGAGAT cttctcCTATGGTACAAGTGGATGAAAGGGGGGAGAAAGTCAGACCAAACCACAAGCGATGTATTATTATTCTCCGTGAGATCCCTGAAACGACACCTATAGAG GAGGTGAAGGCTCTGTTCAAGAATGAGAACTGCCCCAAGGTGATAAGCTGTGAGTTTGCTCACAACAACAACTGGTACGTTACATTCCAGTCCGACACAGACGCGCAACAG GCGTTCAAATACTTAAGGGAAGAAGTGAAAACCTTTCAGGGCAAGCCAGTAATG GCCAGGATAAAAGCCATCAACACGTTTTTTGCTAAGAATGGTTACCGGGTCGTGGATTCCAGTGTGTATCCCCAGCCCGTGCAGACCCAAGCCCAGTTTGCCTCCCCCCTGTTTATGCAGCCTGTATATAGCCCTCAGCAGTACTCGATTTACAGCATCGTGCCTCAGACGTGGTCTCCAAATCCTGCACCTTACTTTGAGACACCACTG GCCCCGTTTCCCAACGGTGGATTTGTGAATGGCTTTAATACACCAGGATCGTACAAAACAAATGCTGCTTCTCTCAGTATAGGTCGCCCATTCCACAGGAATCG ggtGAAGCCCCATTTCcgctcctccagcagctcggAGCACCCGGAGGGGCCGCCCGGCGCCGGGGCCCTGCCCATGGGGGACCTGAGCAGAACCAGCTCAAGGAATTTTGTCATGGAGCGACACAGCAGCTCATTAACTGGGCACCAAGACCAGGGGTATTCCCAGAAGGATTCTCCCacggcacagctggagcagaacGGCGATTACGGCGTCGGCAGGGGCAG GAGGAACGTCTTCAGAGGTCGGAGGAGACGGGAGGACGACCGGGTTTCG AGACCTCAACCTTCAGCAGAAACAAAGACTCAGACACCAAAGTTTGACTTGCTTGCATCCAATTTCCCACCtttgcctggcagcacagcaaaaaTTCTGGGAGAGCctgtgctggagagcaggatgTCCGACATCGTTAAAGGAGTCTGCAAAGAGAAG GAAAGCAAAGactccctgtgcccctgcccgGCTCCTGCTCCGGAAGAACAAACGCCCAGCGCTGCCCAACCGCCCGTGCCCAGCGTGAGCTCCCCGAGCCAGACTGAGCCTGTGGTGCTGAG CACGGTTCAGCCAGAGAGCAAACCAGAAGAAGTGTCTGCTCCAAAGGACGTGGCTAGCCCGGCTTCTCCGCCGGCATCCGTCTGTCCCATCAGTGCTGCAAAGCCACCGAGGACAAACACCTCCTCCCCTTCTGCTCAAGCaagtgcagctcctgctctgtcgACACAG GAGCCTCGCAAGCTCAGCTACGCCGAAGTTTGCCAGAAGCCCCCAAAGGAGCCACCTCCAGTCCCTATCCAGCCTCTGAGGGAGCACCGCACCAACATCGTTCCCCCTGCCAAAAATGAAGACAGCGGTACATCGGAGAAGGCTCCGGAGAAGGCTCCTCACGAGAGGGCTGAAGGTCGAATGAAGGATTACTCCGGGTTCCGCGGCAGCGGAgctcccaggggagctgctgggaaaatCAGGGAACAGAGGCGCCAGTTTGGACGCAGATCTTCGCCTCAGGGAGCGCCGCGCCGCGTGGGCAAGGAGCAGTACGTGGGCAAGGAGCAGTACGTGGGCAAGGAGCAGTACGTGGGCAAGGAGCAGTACGTGGGCAAGGAGCAGTACGTGGGCAAGGAGCAGCACGTGGGCAAGGAGCAGTACGTGGGCAAGGAGCAGTACGTGCCACCCCGGTCACCAAAGTAA
- the LARP4 gene encoding la-related protein 4 isoform X4: MLLFVEVTSKGAGLNPNAKVWQEVPQGSGEAVPPTNGTEHTWQETAAAQGTPAEGNIEISEDSCKQYEVMYSPSCEAPRNGTGVDEASANGIVLATEDLGYQIYEVSGDGSSTVSTEDIRECLRKQLEFCFSRENLSKDLYLMSQMDSDQFVPIWTIANMEGIKKLTTDMDLILEVLRSSPMVQVDERGEKVRPNHKRCIIILREIPETTPIEEVKALFKNENCPKVISCEFAHNNNWYVTFQSDTDAQQAFKYLREEVKTFQGKPVMARIKAINTFFAKNGYRVVDSSVYPQPVQTQAQFASPLFMQPVYSPQQYSIYSIVPQTWSPNPAPYFETPLAPFPNGGFVNGFNTPGSYKTNAASLSIGRPFHRNRVKPHFRSSSSSEHPEGPPGAGALPMGDLSRTSSRNFVMERHSSSLTGHQDQGYSQKDSPTAQLEQNGDYGVGRGRRNVFRGRRRREDDRVSRPQPSAETKTQTPKFDLLASNFPPLPGSTAKILGEPVLESRMSDIVKGVCKEKESKDSLCPCPAPAPEEQTPSAAQPPVPSVSSPSQTEPVVLSTVQPESKPEEVSAPKDVASPASPPASVCPISAAKPPRTNTSSPSAQASAAPALSTQEPRKLSYAEVCQKPPKEPPPVPIQPLREHRTNIVPPAKNEDSGTSEKAPEKAPHERAEGRMKDYSGFRGSGAPRGAAGKIREQRRQFGRRSSPQGAPRRVGKEQYVGKEQYVGKEQYVGKEQYVGKEQYVGKEQHVGKEQYVGKEQYVPPRSPK; the protein is encoded by the exons ATGCTGCTGTTCGTGGAG GTAACATCGAAAGGTGCTGGCTTGAACCCCAACGCAAAAGTGTGGCAAGAAGtgccccagggcagtggtgagGCCGTGCCCCCCACCAATGGCACAGAGCACACGTGGCAGGAGACCGCAGCAGCCCAGGGGACTCCAGCCGAGG GTAACATAGAGATCTCAGAGGACAGCTGCAAGCAGTATGAAGTGATGTATTCCCCGTCCTGTGAAGCCCCAAGGAATGGCACAGGAGTTGATGAGGCGTCAGCAAATGGAATTGTCCTGGCGACTGAAGATCTGGGATACCAAATCTATGAAGTGTCTG GTGATGGCAGCTCCACTGTGTCCACAGAAGACATTAGAGAATGTTTGAGGAAACAGCTTGAATTCTGCTTCTCTCG AGAGAATCTTTCAAAGGATCTCTACTTGATGTCTCAGATGGACAGTGATCAGTTCGTTCCAATATGGACAATTGCCAACATGGAAGGGATTAAGAAGCTGACAACGGACATGGATCTTATTCTTGAAGTTTTGAGAT cttctcCTATGGTACAAGTGGATGAAAGGGGGGAGAAAGTCAGACCAAACCACAAGCGATGTATTATTATTCTCCGTGAGATCCCTGAAACGACACCTATAGAG GAGGTGAAGGCTCTGTTCAAGAATGAGAACTGCCCCAAGGTGATAAGCTGTGAGTTTGCTCACAACAACAACTGGTACGTTACATTCCAGTCCGACACAGACGCGCAACAG GCGTTCAAATACTTAAGGGAAGAAGTGAAAACCTTTCAGGGCAAGCCAGTAATG GCCAGGATAAAAGCCATCAACACGTTTTTTGCTAAGAATGGTTACCGGGTCGTGGATTCCAGTGTGTATCCCCAGCCCGTGCAGACCCAAGCCCAGTTTGCCTCCCCCCTGTTTATGCAGCCTGTATATAGCCCTCAGCAGTACTCGATTTACAGCATCGTGCCTCAGACGTGGTCTCCAAATCCTGCACCTTACTTTGAGACACCACTG GCCCCGTTTCCCAACGGTGGATTTGTGAATGGCTTTAATACACCAGGATCGTACAAAACAAATGCTGCTTCTCTCAGTATAGGTCGCCCATTCCACAGGAATCG ggtGAAGCCCCATTTCcgctcctccagcagctcggAGCACCCGGAGGGGCCGCCCGGCGCCGGGGCCCTGCCCATGGGGGACCTGAGCAGAACCAGCTCAAGGAATTTTGTCATGGAGCGACACAGCAGCTCATTAACTGGGCACCAAGACCAGGGGTATTCCCAGAAGGATTCTCCCacggcacagctggagcagaacGGCGATTACGGCGTCGGCAGGGGCAG GAGGAACGTCTTCAGAGGTCGGAGGAGACGGGAGGACGACCGGGTTTCG AGACCTCAACCTTCAGCAGAAACAAAGACTCAGACACCAAAGTTTGACTTGCTTGCATCCAATTTCCCACCtttgcctggcagcacagcaaaaaTTCTGGGAGAGCctgtgctggagagcaggatgTCCGACATCGTTAAAGGAGTCTGCAAAGAGAAG GAAAGCAAAGactccctgtgcccctgcccgGCTCCTGCTCCGGAAGAACAAACGCCCAGCGCTGCCCAACCGCCCGTGCCCAGCGTGAGCTCCCCGAGCCAGACTGAGCCTGTGGTGCTGAG CACGGTTCAGCCAGAGAGCAAACCAGAAGAAGTGTCTGCTCCAAAGGACGTGGCTAGCCCGGCTTCTCCGCCGGCATCCGTCTGTCCCATCAGTGCTGCAAAGCCACCGAGGACAAACACCTCCTCCCCTTCTGCTCAAGCaagtgcagctcctgctctgtcgACACAG GAGCCTCGCAAGCTCAGCTACGCCGAAGTTTGCCAGAAGCCCCCAAAGGAGCCACCTCCAGTCCCTATCCAGCCTCTGAGGGAGCACCGCACCAACATCGTTCCCCCTGCCAAAAATGAAGACAGCGGTACATCGGAGAAGGCTCCGGAGAAGGCTCCTCACGAGAGGGCTGAAGGTCGAATGAAGGATTACTCCGGGTTCCGCGGCAGCGGAgctcccaggggagctgctgggaaaatCAGGGAACAGAGGCGCCAGTTTGGACGCAGATCTTCGCCTCAGGGAGCGCCGCGCCGCGTGGGCAAGGAGCAGTACGTGGGCAAGGAGCAGTACGTGGGCAAGGAGCAGTACGTGGGCAAGGAGCAGTACGTGGGCAAGGAGCAGTACGTGGGCAAGGAGCAGCACGTGGGCAAGGAGCAGTACGTGGGCAAGGAGCAGTACGTGCCACCCCGGTCACCAAAGTAA
- the LARP4 gene encoding la-related protein 4 isoform X1 → MLSDVNKERLKATLLMEQVTSKGAGLNPNAKVWQEVPQGSGEAVPPTNGTEHTWQETAAAQGTPAEGNIEISEDSCKQYEVMYSPSCEAPRNGTGVDEASANGIVLATEDLGYQIYEVSGDGSSTVSTEDIRECLRKQLEFCFSRENLSKDLYLMSQMDSDQFVPIWTIANMEGIKKLTTDMDLILEVLRSSPMVQVDERGEKVRPNHKRCIIILREIPETTPIEEVKALFKNENCPKVISCEFAHNNNWYVTFQSDTDAQQAFKYLREEVKTFQGKPVMARIKAINTFFAKNGYRVVDSSVYPQPVQTQAQFASPLFMQPVYSPQQYSIYSIVPQTWSPNPAPYFETPLAPFPNGGFVNGFNTPGSYKTNAASLSIGRPFHRNRVKPHFRSSSSSEHPEGPPGAGALPMGDLSRTSSRNFVMERHSSSLTGHQDQGYSQKDSPTAQLEQNGDYGVGRGRRNVFRGRRRREDDRVSRPQPSAETKTQTPKFDLLASNFPPLPGSTAKILGEPVLESRMSDIVKGVCKEKESKDSLCPCPAPAPEEQTPSAAQPPVPSVSSPSQTEPVVLSTVQPESKPEEVSAPKDVASPASPPASVCPISAAKPPRTNTSSPSAQASAAPALSTQEPRKLSYAEVCQKPPKEPPPVPIQPLREHRTNIVPPAKNEDSGTSEKAPEKAPHERAEGRMKDYSGFRGSGAPRGAAGKIREQRRQFGRRSSPQGAPRRVGKEQYVGKEQYVGKEQYVGKEQYVGKEQYVGKEQHVGKEQYVGKEQYVPPRSPK, encoded by the exons ATGTTGTCGGATGTCAATAAAGAGAGGTTGAAGGCAACACTTCTAATGGAG CAGGTAACATCGAAAGGTGCTGGCTTGAACCCCAACGCAAAAGTGTGGCAAGAAGtgccccagggcagtggtgagGCCGTGCCCCCCACCAATGGCACAGAGCACACGTGGCAGGAGACCGCAGCAGCCCAGGGGACTCCAGCCGAGG GTAACATAGAGATCTCAGAGGACAGCTGCAAGCAGTATGAAGTGATGTATTCCCCGTCCTGTGAAGCCCCAAGGAATGGCACAGGAGTTGATGAGGCGTCAGCAAATGGAATTGTCCTGGCGACTGAAGATCTGGGATACCAAATCTATGAAGTGTCTG GTGATGGCAGCTCCACTGTGTCCACAGAAGACATTAGAGAATGTTTGAGGAAACAGCTTGAATTCTGCTTCTCTCG AGAGAATCTTTCAAAGGATCTCTACTTGATGTCTCAGATGGACAGTGATCAGTTCGTTCCAATATGGACAATTGCCAACATGGAAGGGATTAAGAAGCTGACAACGGACATGGATCTTATTCTTGAAGTTTTGAGAT cttctcCTATGGTACAAGTGGATGAAAGGGGGGAGAAAGTCAGACCAAACCACAAGCGATGTATTATTATTCTCCGTGAGATCCCTGAAACGACACCTATAGAG GAGGTGAAGGCTCTGTTCAAGAATGAGAACTGCCCCAAGGTGATAAGCTGTGAGTTTGCTCACAACAACAACTGGTACGTTACATTCCAGTCCGACACAGACGCGCAACAG GCGTTCAAATACTTAAGGGAAGAAGTGAAAACCTTTCAGGGCAAGCCAGTAATG GCCAGGATAAAAGCCATCAACACGTTTTTTGCTAAGAATGGTTACCGGGTCGTGGATTCCAGTGTGTATCCCCAGCCCGTGCAGACCCAAGCCCAGTTTGCCTCCCCCCTGTTTATGCAGCCTGTATATAGCCCTCAGCAGTACTCGATTTACAGCATCGTGCCTCAGACGTGGTCTCCAAATCCTGCACCTTACTTTGAGACACCACTG GCCCCGTTTCCCAACGGTGGATTTGTGAATGGCTTTAATACACCAGGATCGTACAAAACAAATGCTGCTTCTCTCAGTATAGGTCGCCCATTCCACAGGAATCG ggtGAAGCCCCATTTCcgctcctccagcagctcggAGCACCCGGAGGGGCCGCCCGGCGCCGGGGCCCTGCCCATGGGGGACCTGAGCAGAACCAGCTCAAGGAATTTTGTCATGGAGCGACACAGCAGCTCATTAACTGGGCACCAAGACCAGGGGTATTCCCAGAAGGATTCTCCCacggcacagctggagcagaacGGCGATTACGGCGTCGGCAGGGGCAG GAGGAACGTCTTCAGAGGTCGGAGGAGACGGGAGGACGACCGGGTTTCG AGACCTCAACCTTCAGCAGAAACAAAGACTCAGACACCAAAGTTTGACTTGCTTGCATCCAATTTCCCACCtttgcctggcagcacagcaaaaaTTCTGGGAGAGCctgtgctggagagcaggatgTCCGACATCGTTAAAGGAGTCTGCAAAGAGAAG GAAAGCAAAGactccctgtgcccctgcccgGCTCCTGCTCCGGAAGAACAAACGCCCAGCGCTGCCCAACCGCCCGTGCCCAGCGTGAGCTCCCCGAGCCAGACTGAGCCTGTGGTGCTGAG CACGGTTCAGCCAGAGAGCAAACCAGAAGAAGTGTCTGCTCCAAAGGACGTGGCTAGCCCGGCTTCTCCGCCGGCATCCGTCTGTCCCATCAGTGCTGCAAAGCCACCGAGGACAAACACCTCCTCCCCTTCTGCTCAAGCaagtgcagctcctgctctgtcgACACAG GAGCCTCGCAAGCTCAGCTACGCCGAAGTTTGCCAGAAGCCCCCAAAGGAGCCACCTCCAGTCCCTATCCAGCCTCTGAGGGAGCACCGCACCAACATCGTTCCCCCTGCCAAAAATGAAGACAGCGGTACATCGGAGAAGGCTCCGGAGAAGGCTCCTCACGAGAGGGCTGAAGGTCGAATGAAGGATTACTCCGGGTTCCGCGGCAGCGGAgctcccaggggagctgctgggaaaatCAGGGAACAGAGGCGCCAGTTTGGACGCAGATCTTCGCCTCAGGGAGCGCCGCGCCGCGTGGGCAAGGAGCAGTACGTGGGCAAGGAGCAGTACGTGGGCAAGGAGCAGTACGTGGGCAAGGAGCAGTACGTGGGCAAGGAGCAGTACGTGGGCAAGGAGCAGCACGTGGGCAAGGAGCAGTACGTGGGCAAGGAGCAGTACGTGCCACCCCGGTCACCAAAGTAA
- the LARP4 gene encoding la-related protein 4 isoform X2, with translation MLSDVNKERLKATLLMEVTSKGAGLNPNAKVWQEVPQGSGEAVPPTNGTEHTWQETAAAQGTPAEGNIEISEDSCKQYEVMYSPSCEAPRNGTGVDEASANGIVLATEDLGYQIYEVSGDGSSTVSTEDIRECLRKQLEFCFSRENLSKDLYLMSQMDSDQFVPIWTIANMEGIKKLTTDMDLILEVLRSSPMVQVDERGEKVRPNHKRCIIILREIPETTPIEEVKALFKNENCPKVISCEFAHNNNWYVTFQSDTDAQQAFKYLREEVKTFQGKPVMARIKAINTFFAKNGYRVVDSSVYPQPVQTQAQFASPLFMQPVYSPQQYSIYSIVPQTWSPNPAPYFETPLAPFPNGGFVNGFNTPGSYKTNAASLSIGRPFHRNRVKPHFRSSSSSEHPEGPPGAGALPMGDLSRTSSRNFVMERHSSSLTGHQDQGYSQKDSPTAQLEQNGDYGVGRGRRNVFRGRRRREDDRVSRPQPSAETKTQTPKFDLLASNFPPLPGSTAKILGEPVLESRMSDIVKGVCKEKESKDSLCPCPAPAPEEQTPSAAQPPVPSVSSPSQTEPVVLSTVQPESKPEEVSAPKDVASPASPPASVCPISAAKPPRTNTSSPSAQASAAPALSTQEPRKLSYAEVCQKPPKEPPPVPIQPLREHRTNIVPPAKNEDSGTSEKAPEKAPHERAEGRMKDYSGFRGSGAPRGAAGKIREQRRQFGRRSSPQGAPRRVGKEQYVGKEQYVGKEQYVGKEQYVGKEQYVGKEQHVGKEQYVGKEQYVPPRSPK, from the exons ATGTTGTCGGATGTCAATAAAGAGAGGTTGAAGGCAACACTTCTAATGGAG GTAACATCGAAAGGTGCTGGCTTGAACCCCAACGCAAAAGTGTGGCAAGAAGtgccccagggcagtggtgagGCCGTGCCCCCCACCAATGGCACAGAGCACACGTGGCAGGAGACCGCAGCAGCCCAGGGGACTCCAGCCGAGG GTAACATAGAGATCTCAGAGGACAGCTGCAAGCAGTATGAAGTGATGTATTCCCCGTCCTGTGAAGCCCCAAGGAATGGCACAGGAGTTGATGAGGCGTCAGCAAATGGAATTGTCCTGGCGACTGAAGATCTGGGATACCAAATCTATGAAGTGTCTG GTGATGGCAGCTCCACTGTGTCCACAGAAGACATTAGAGAATGTTTGAGGAAACAGCTTGAATTCTGCTTCTCTCG AGAGAATCTTTCAAAGGATCTCTACTTGATGTCTCAGATGGACAGTGATCAGTTCGTTCCAATATGGACAATTGCCAACATGGAAGGGATTAAGAAGCTGACAACGGACATGGATCTTATTCTTGAAGTTTTGAGAT cttctcCTATGGTACAAGTGGATGAAAGGGGGGAGAAAGTCAGACCAAACCACAAGCGATGTATTATTATTCTCCGTGAGATCCCTGAAACGACACCTATAGAG GAGGTGAAGGCTCTGTTCAAGAATGAGAACTGCCCCAAGGTGATAAGCTGTGAGTTTGCTCACAACAACAACTGGTACGTTACATTCCAGTCCGACACAGACGCGCAACAG GCGTTCAAATACTTAAGGGAAGAAGTGAAAACCTTTCAGGGCAAGCCAGTAATG GCCAGGATAAAAGCCATCAACACGTTTTTTGCTAAGAATGGTTACCGGGTCGTGGATTCCAGTGTGTATCCCCAGCCCGTGCAGACCCAAGCCCAGTTTGCCTCCCCCCTGTTTATGCAGCCTGTATATAGCCCTCAGCAGTACTCGATTTACAGCATCGTGCCTCAGACGTGGTCTCCAAATCCTGCACCTTACTTTGAGACACCACTG GCCCCGTTTCCCAACGGTGGATTTGTGAATGGCTTTAATACACCAGGATCGTACAAAACAAATGCTGCTTCTCTCAGTATAGGTCGCCCATTCCACAGGAATCG ggtGAAGCCCCATTTCcgctcctccagcagctcggAGCACCCGGAGGGGCCGCCCGGCGCCGGGGCCCTGCCCATGGGGGACCTGAGCAGAACCAGCTCAAGGAATTTTGTCATGGAGCGACACAGCAGCTCATTAACTGGGCACCAAGACCAGGGGTATTCCCAGAAGGATTCTCCCacggcacagctggagcagaacGGCGATTACGGCGTCGGCAGGGGCAG GAGGAACGTCTTCAGAGGTCGGAGGAGACGGGAGGACGACCGGGTTTCG AGACCTCAACCTTCAGCAGAAACAAAGACTCAGACACCAAAGTTTGACTTGCTTGCATCCAATTTCCCACCtttgcctggcagcacagcaaaaaTTCTGGGAGAGCctgtgctggagagcaggatgTCCGACATCGTTAAAGGAGTCTGCAAAGAGAAG GAAAGCAAAGactccctgtgcccctgcccgGCTCCTGCTCCGGAAGAACAAACGCCCAGCGCTGCCCAACCGCCCGTGCCCAGCGTGAGCTCCCCGAGCCAGACTGAGCCTGTGGTGCTGAG CACGGTTCAGCCAGAGAGCAAACCAGAAGAAGTGTCTGCTCCAAAGGACGTGGCTAGCCCGGCTTCTCCGCCGGCATCCGTCTGTCCCATCAGTGCTGCAAAGCCACCGAGGACAAACACCTCCTCCCCTTCTGCTCAAGCaagtgcagctcctgctctgtcgACACAG GAGCCTCGCAAGCTCAGCTACGCCGAAGTTTGCCAGAAGCCCCCAAAGGAGCCACCTCCAGTCCCTATCCAGCCTCTGAGGGAGCACCGCACCAACATCGTTCCCCCTGCCAAAAATGAAGACAGCGGTACATCGGAGAAGGCTCCGGAGAAGGCTCCTCACGAGAGGGCTGAAGGTCGAATGAAGGATTACTCCGGGTTCCGCGGCAGCGGAgctcccaggggagctgctgggaaaatCAGGGAACAGAGGCGCCAGTTTGGACGCAGATCTTCGCCTCAGGGAGCGCCGCGCCGCGTGGGCAAGGAGCAGTACGTGGGCAAGGAGCAGTACGTGGGCAAGGAGCAGTACGTGGGCAAGGAGCAGTACGTGGGCAAGGAGCAGTACGTGGGCAAGGAGCAGCACGTGGGCAAGGAGCAGTACGTGGGCAAGGAGCAGTACGTGCCACCCCGGTCACCAAAGTAA